The Brevibacillus brevis genome contains a region encoding:
- the paaA gene encoding 1,2-phenylacetyl-CoA epoxidase subunit PaaA: MQMRLEHADLTENEKLEAFLARIDRGEKIEADDWMPDDYRNQLIKLISMHGISEIMGALPEKEWVPKAPTLRRKLAIMAKVQDEMGHGQLLLRVAEDLLEPLGKTREDIMHDLFSKRLKFHNVFHMEAPTWADAGVIGWLVDGAAIITQSMSLDTSYAPYARALHRICAEEKFHAQHGESIVLELAEGTDEQRQMLQDAIHRWWPALLMFFGPPENGNITSNQEANMRYKIRTQTNEELRQVFLKKYLPRIFHLGFTVPDDTIYFDEAADKWVYQQPDWEEFKQIVKGNGPRSAHRLNLRVMSYEETKWVRDAIMSYGRQVG; encoded by the coding sequence ATGCAAATGAGGCTCGAACATGCGGATCTGACTGAAAACGAAAAGTTGGAAGCGTTTTTAGCGAGAATCGACCGCGGGGAAAAAATAGAGGCAGACGATTGGATGCCAGACGACTATCGCAACCAGTTGATCAAGCTGATCTCGATGCATGGCATCAGTGAGATCATGGGTGCCTTGCCGGAAAAAGAATGGGTACCAAAGGCGCCGACGCTGCGCAGAAAGCTGGCGATTATGGCGAAGGTCCAGGACGAGATGGGGCATGGTCAATTGCTGCTTCGCGTCGCAGAAGATTTGCTTGAACCATTGGGCAAGACGCGCGAGGATATCATGCATGATTTGTTTTCGAAAAGACTGAAATTTCACAATGTATTTCACATGGAAGCGCCTACCTGGGCTGATGCTGGTGTGATTGGCTGGTTGGTTGACGGAGCGGCTATCATTACGCAATCGATGTCCCTCGATACATCTTATGCACCTTACGCCCGCGCTCTGCATCGGATCTGTGCGGAAGAAAAGTTCCACGCCCAACACGGGGAGAGCATCGTGTTGGAGTTGGCAGAAGGCACCGATGAACAGCGCCAAATGCTGCAAGATGCCATCCATCGCTGGTGGCCTGCCCTCTTGATGTTTTTCGGGCCGCCGGAAAACGGCAACATTACGAGCAATCAAGAAGCCAACATGCGCTACAAGATTCGTACACAGACCAATGAAGAATTGCGCCAAGTATTCCTGAAAAAGTATTTGCCGCGTATTTTCCACCTTGGCTTCACAGTTCCAGACGATACGATTTACTTCGACGAGGCAGCAGACAAATGGGTCTACCAGCAGCCTGACTGGGAAGAGTTCAAGCAAATCGTCAAGGGAAACGGACCACGCTCCGCTCACCGTCTGAATCTTCGGGTAATGTCTTATGAGGAAACCAAATGGGTGCGCGACGCGATTATGTCGTACGGCCGACAAGTAGGGTAG
- the paaC gene encoding 1,2-phenylacetyl-CoA epoxidase subunit PaaC: MGDRLHVETVEAAKQNPAFAKALTDLLFQLADDDFILAYRGSEWLGLAPHIEEDVAFSSMSQDMMGHAVMFYEMLEQLGVGKADDLAQLREAKAFSNAILVERKNGDGEYNDHPHYDWAYAIVRSYVYGLYKQIRLEALTQSSYAPLALVSRKMMTEHRYHLMHWQVWLKQLANSTADARQRLEAAIAKVWKDAGELPYLGPNQVDIVQFGLIAEEEQLKQKWLTLTKDIFDKAGLDWRGEPGVPQERGRHGEHTADLVQALATLSEVYRIDPAAGW; encoded by the coding sequence ATGGGCGACCGTTTACATGTAGAAACAGTGGAAGCAGCAAAACAAAACCCGGCATTTGCAAAAGCCTTAACCGACCTGTTGTTCCAGCTTGCTGATGACGATTTTATATTGGCTTATCGTGGATCGGAATGGCTGGGGCTGGCTCCGCATATTGAAGAAGATGTGGCGTTTTCATCGATGTCTCAGGACATGATGGGCCATGCCGTGATGTTCTATGAAATGCTTGAACAACTAGGGGTGGGCAAAGCAGACGATCTCGCACAGCTACGCGAGGCGAAGGCGTTTTCCAATGCGATCTTGGTAGAGCGTAAAAACGGTGACGGCGAATACAACGATCATCCTCATTACGACTGGGCTTATGCCATTGTTCGCAGCTATGTGTACGGCTTATACAAGCAGATTCGCTTGGAGGCTCTTACACAGTCGTCATACGCACCACTTGCGCTGGTCAGTCGCAAAATGATGACAGAGCATCGCTATCATCTGATGCACTGGCAAGTTTGGTTGAAGCAATTGGCAAACAGTACGGCTGATGCGCGTCAGAGGCTGGAGGCAGCCATCGCAAAAGTTTGGAAGGATGCAGGGGAGCTGCCTTATCTTGGACCCAATCAGGTCGATATCGTTCAATTTGGTCTGATTGCAGAAGAAGAGCAACTGAAACAAAAATGGCTGACACTGACCAAAGACATTTTCGATAAAGCTGGCCTTGATTGGCGGGGTGAGCCAGGCGTGCCACAAGAGCGTGGCCGTCACGGTGAACATACTGCTGATCTGGTGCAAGCATTGGCTACCTTGTCTGAAGTGTATCGCATTGATCCGGCTGCAGGCTGGTAA
- the paaD gene encoding 1,2-phenylacetyl-CoA epoxidase subunit PaaD, producing MAQEELQLHEGLEATCWELLQQVTDPEIPVISMVEMGMIHKVRVEADVVHVEVLPTFVGCPALEIMKKNITEKLVEAEGINQVQVAFVYDPAWTSDRIALDARDKLKSFGIAPPPLDFKPGDTWEVACPYCDSPYTQMENLFGPAACRSILYCRHCKNPFEALKPIY from the coding sequence ATGGCGCAAGAAGAACTGCAACTGCATGAAGGGCTTGAAGCGACATGCTGGGAACTGCTGCAGCAAGTAACAGATCCCGAAATTCCGGTGATCAGCATGGTGGAGATGGGGATGATTCACAAAGTGCGCGTCGAGGCAGACGTCGTTCACGTCGAGGTGCTCCCTACCTTTGTCGGCTGTCCGGCACTCGAGATCATGAAGAAGAACATCACAGAAAAGCTGGTGGAGGCAGAAGGAATCAATCAGGTTCAGGTAGCTTTCGTCTATGATCCAGCCTGGACTTCTGATCGTATCGCCTTGGATGCTCGCGATAAGCTGAAAAGCTTTGGCATCGCGCCGCCACCGCTTGACTTCAAACCGGGAGATACATGGGAAGTAGCCTGTCCCTACTGTGATTCCCCGTATACACAAATGGAAAATTTGTTTGGCCCTGCTGCTTGTCGAAGTATTTTGTATTGCCGGCATTGCAAAAATCCGTTTGAGGCCCTAAAACCAATCTATTGA
- a CDS encoding methyl-accepting chemotaxis protein — translation MSQLLNSVLMVAPILQKAFLSECMVGVTDKEKFLAYYPAQGLNLGIRVGDELRPGSINATAVKEGKRVVKKISKELYGIPYIAVGYPLVENGQVVGCLATGVTTDQEDHLHGLAQNLTDALENIAQHTESLAKDADHLAQASHTLSDAAGQLGLKIAETTQINELIRNISTRSNVLGLNAVLEAARAGAAGRGFSVVAEEIRQLSQTTASSAKGIFLLLDEMNALVGTVTGEMEKTMNHSVKQSTRIQELDAVMQELRHMAEQLKKAAEITGRGE, via the coding sequence ATGTCTCAATTGCTGAATAGCGTCTTAATGGTCGCACCGATTTTACAAAAAGCATTTTTGTCTGAATGTATGGTAGGAGTCACCGACAAAGAGAAGTTTCTCGCCTATTATCCGGCACAGGGCTTGAACCTGGGGATTCGAGTAGGAGACGAATTGCGCCCGGGGAGTATCAATGCGACAGCGGTAAAAGAGGGCAAGCGGGTAGTGAAGAAGATTTCCAAAGAGCTCTATGGCATTCCTTATATCGCAGTCGGTTATCCGCTTGTCGAAAACGGGCAAGTAGTCGGTTGCTTGGCGACAGGCGTGACGACTGATCAGGAGGATCACTTGCACGGTTTGGCTCAAAACTTGACGGACGCGCTGGAAAATATCGCACAGCACACAGAAAGTCTGGCAAAGGACGCGGACCATTTGGCACAAGCAAGCCACACGCTGAGTGATGCAGCTGGTCAATTAGGGCTGAAAATTGCAGAAACGACCCAGATTAACGAACTGATCCGCAATATCTCGACGCGCTCCAATGTACTCGGCTTGAATGCCGTTCTCGAAGCGGCACGTGCAGGGGCTGCTGGTCGTGGCTTTTCCGTGGTCGCAGAGGAAATCCGTCAGCTTTCCCAGACGACCGCTAGTTCAGCGAAGGGTATTTTCCTTCTATTAGATGAAATGAATGCACTCGTCGGGACGGTAACGGGCGAAATGGAGAAGACGATGAATCACAGTGTGAAGCAGTCGACACGAATACAGGAGCTGGATGCAGTCATGCAAGAGCTGCGGCACATGGCCGAGCAGTTGAAAAAGGCAGCAGAAATAACTGGGCGCGGAGAATAG
- the paaB gene encoding 1,2-phenylacetyl-CoA epoxidase subunit PaaB, with protein sequence MSNENFFIYEVFSQKSVNAPFVQQFSLLAPNKEVALSMARENFLRREPCFNLWVVKRDDIFGLPPEERPFLERLDNKSYRETKGYGDLQSRWRHHREQYEEKQKHAGNGS encoded by the coding sequence ATGAGCAACGAGAACTTTTTCATATACGAAGTATTCAGCCAAAAAAGCGTAAATGCTCCGTTCGTCCAACAGTTCAGTTTGTTGGCACCCAATAAAGAAGTCGCATTGAGCATGGCGAGGGAGAATTTCCTGCGCCGTGAGCCTTGTTTTAATTTATGGGTAGTCAAGCGCGACGACATTTTTGGACTGCCCCCAGAGGAGCGTCCTTTCCTGGAGAGACTCGACAACAAGAGCTATCGGGAGACCAAAGGATACGGCGACTTGCAGTCGAGATGGCGCCACCATCGTGAGCAGTACGAAGAAAAACAGAAGCATGCAGGCAACGGCAGCTAA